The Desulfocurvus vexinensis DSM 17965 genome contains the following window.
ACGGCGCAACGCCGTTTGGAGGACATATGAAGATCGTGCTTGCCGCCGTGCTGGCGGCCATGGCTCTGACCGGCTGCGCGGCCCACGGAGGGCCCGGCGCCGCAGACGATACGCTGCTGCAATGCCGCGCCCTGGCCGACGAGGCGCACAAGGCCCGCTACACCCCGGCCTGGGAGGCCACCGTGCAGGACTGCCTCGAAGCCCGCGCGGCAGGGCAGGGGGGGTGATTCCGTCCCCGACGGGCGTTTGCGGCCGCCGGGCGGGTGAACCCCTGGGGCCGCCGGGGCGGGTTGCCGGGTTGCCCGGCGCTCGCCTCGCGGCGCCCTGCGGCCTGCCCCGGGGCCCGGCCCGCAGGCGGCTGGATTTCCCCGGTTCGCCCGCTCCGGGGCCGCGCGTTCTGGGCCAGGCCATCCTGCGGCCTTGGGCCGGATGCTCCTGGTCCGCCAGCTCTGGTCGGCTGCCGCAGAAGCCCTTTCCTGGGCGTTCATAATGAAGAGATGACGGCGCGGGAAAATCCAGGGCCGACGCGTCGCAAGACGGGCGCGAGGGGCTGGATTTTTCGGGCAGGGCGGTTGGCCGCCGTTTGGGAGTGGTCTGCTAGCGCCGCACGGCCCAGGGGAACAGCTCGCCCGCCAGGGCGAAGGCCTGCTCCTCCACGGCGCCGCGCCAGTCCTCGTAGGCTTCGAGCAGCTTGCGGCCCTCGTCGGACAGGCTGTAGCCGCCCTTGTTGCCGCTGGTCTTGATCACCAATCCCTGGCCCAGGTTCTGCTCGACCTTCTTGATGTGCCCCCAGGCGGCCCGGTAGGACATGCCCAGGGTCTTGACGGCCCCGGCCAGCGAGCCGCTGCGCTCGATCTCGCGCAGCAGCATGGCGCAGCCGGGGCCGAACACCATCTTGTCCTCGTGCTCCAGCCAGATCTTGACCCGCATCCGGGGCTGCAACATGTCCATGCGTTTCCCTTCCTTGTGCGGCCTGTGAGCCGGAGCCCAGTCTAGCAGGTTCCAGGTTTCCAGGAAACACCCCCATAACCAGCCATCCTTACAGGGTTTCCCTTGACCTTCTCGACATGTTATGTTCAAACATGCATAATAGATATGCTTGAAAAAGCATAACAGCGCGCCCGGGCCGGAGATTCCGCAGGGCAAGCCGAAGGCCGCACGGCGCGCGGCGCGAGGGAGAGCATCCGCATGATGAAGTCCGTTCCTGTCCGCGAGGCGGTGGGCATGGTCCTGTGCCACGACATGACCCGCATCGTCCCCGGGCAGTGCAAGGGCCCGGCCTTCCGCAAGGGCCATATCGTCACCCATGAGGACATCGGCCCGCTGCTGGAAATCGGCAAGGAGCACATCTACGTCCTGCACCTCGAACCCGGGCAGCTGCACGAGAACGAGGCCGCCGAGCGTATCGCCCGCGCCGCCGCCGGGCCGGGCCTGAGCCCGACCCCCGTGTGCGAGGGGCGCGTCAACCTGCGCGCCGAGCCGGGCCTTTTGTGCGTCAACGTCCAGGCCCTGGCGCGCATCAACGCCATCGAGGACGTGGTGCTGGCCACCCTGCACACCGGCCAGCAGATCACCGCCCCGCGCGACGTGGCCGGCACCCGCGTGGTGCCCCTGGTCATCGACGAGGCCCGGATCGCCCGGGTGGAGGCCATCTGCGCCGAGCACTGGCCGGTGATCCAGGTCAAGCCCTTCCGGCCCCTGGCCGTGGGCGTGGTCACCACCGGCAGCGAAATCTACACCGGGCGCATCCAGGACAAGTTCGGCCCGGTGATCCGCGAAAAGTTCGCCGCCCTGGGCTCCACGGTGGTCGGCCAGCGCTTCGTGGGCGACGAGCCCCGGGCCACCTGCGCGGCCATCGAGGCCTTCATCGCCGAGGGCGCGCAGATGGTCGTGGTCACGGGCGGCATGTCCGTGGACCCCGACGACCAGACCCCGGCGGCCATCCGCGCCACGGGCGCCGAGGTGGTCACCTACGGCGCGCCGACCTTCCCGGGGGTCATGTTCATGCTGGCCTACAGGGGCGAGGTGCCGGTGCTCGGGCTGCCGGGCTGCGTCATGTACTACCGGGCGAGCATTTTCGACCTGGTGGTGCCGCGCATCCTGGCCGGAGAGCGCCCCGCGCGCGAGGATATCACGGCCCTGGGCCACGGCGGCTTCTGCGCCGGGTGCCCCGAATGCCGCTACCCCGTGTGCCCCTTCGGCAAATAGATGCAACGCGCCCCGGGCGGGGCGCAGGCCATAACGGCAAACCACCCCAACATCAAGGAGGGGACCCCATGATCAAGCTGACTCTCAACGTCAACGGCGTGGAACGCATGGTGCTGGCCGACCCGGAGAGCACCCTGGCGCAATACCTGCGCGAGGGCCTGGGCCTGACCAGCGTGAAGGTCGGCTGCGGCACGGGCCAGTGCGGCAGCTGCTCGGTCATCGTGGACGGCAAGGTCGTGCGCTCCTGCTCGCGCAAGATGGGCAAAATGGACGACGGCGCCAGCGTGACCACCGTGGAAGGCATCGGCACCCCGCAGAACCTGCACCCCGTGCAACTGGCCTGGATCGCCCACGGCGGCGCCCAGTGCGGCTTCTGCTCCCCGGGCTTCATCGTTTCGTCGGTGGCCCTGCTCAACGAGAACCCCAAGCCCACCCGCGAGGACGTGCGCGACTGGTTCCAGAAGCACCGCAACGCCTGCCGCTGCACCGGCTACAAGCCGTTGGTGGACGCGGTGATGGACGCCGCCGCCGTGCTGCGCGGCGACCTGAGCC
Protein-coding sequences here:
- a CDS encoding winged helix-turn-helix domain-containing protein, encoding MDMLQPRMRVKIWLEHEDKMVFGPGCAMLLREIERSGSLAGAVKTLGMSYRAAWGHIKKVEQNLGQGLVIKTSGNKGGYSLSDEGRKLLEAYEDWRGAVEEQAFALAGELFPWAVRR
- a CDS encoding molybdopterin-binding protein; the protein is MKSVPVREAVGMVLCHDMTRIVPGQCKGPAFRKGHIVTHEDIGPLLEIGKEHIYVLHLEPGQLHENEAAERIARAAAGPGLSPTPVCEGRVNLRAEPGLLCVNVQALARINAIEDVVLATLHTGQQITAPRDVAGTRVVPLVIDEARIARVEAICAEHWPVIQVKPFRPLAVGVVTTGSEIYTGRIQDKFGPVIREKFAALGSTVVGQRFVGDEPRATCAAIEAFIAEGAQMVVVTGGMSVDPDDQTPAAIRATGAEVVTYGAPTFPGVMFMLAYRGEVPVLGLPGCVMYYRASIFDLVVPRILAGERPAREDITALGHGGFCAGCPECRYPVCPFGK